In Deltaproteobacteria bacterium, the sequence TAATCGACATCTGCGGTGGTTCTAAGCCGAACTCGGACAAACCCACCACTGGCTCCTCAAGGAAATCTTGCGCATTGAGTGAGCGCAAGTTCGATAAGAAAGTTTTTACCTCTGTGTCATCAGCTTTCGCTTGTGCAGGCTTTTCCAGACTCCAGCCAGCATCGGCCTTACTCAAGACAATTTCACGGTCGGGTCCGCGAATTTCCAGCTTTTTGACCTCGTCATCGTTGAACGTCAGGATCGTGCGGTCACGGAGGTCTTTCACTTCTTTGATAAATCCCATGCGCAATGTTTGCGGCACGAGCATGACTTTGGCGTCTCCCTCCTTCTGAGCATATGTGGAGAAGCCAACCGGCGTGTCTTTGCCAAACGAGATAAGTGGGAAACTCTTGCCATCCTTAAGGGTAAGTTTCGCCTTCACTACCGGTGTCGTTAATCCATAGACGGTCAGATCTGGGGGAATTTCATCAAGCGTGCGTTTTACCTCAGCGTCGGCGACTGCGTTAATAAGATTCTTGACTGTCGTTTCGTCAGCATCTGCTTCTACCGGCTGAGTAATGCGCCACTTTCCGGCGTCATTCTTCTTCACGGTGAGCAAACGATCGGGATACGTCAACGCGAGTTCGGTCACTGCCTCCTTGTCAAAGGTCAGGAGCTTCTTTTCTTCGGCAGTCTTTTTCTCGTGTGGAACTTCAACGAAATAAACGTGCCCTCCTAATGCCAGGAGGACTGCCAGCATAATGAGTGAATTGCGCAGATTCATAGAAAACGAAAGAAACGCTTAGGATGATCGTCGCCACCACACCGCAAGACCGAGGATCAACAAGAGTTCAGGTAAGATCAGCACCGAGAGGTAGAAAATCAATGTTCCTTGCTCCTGTGTGAGTTGCACGCGGGAGGCTTGCATAGTACGTGCACGAATCGACACCAATCCTTCTTCGCCGACGAGCCAGTTAATAGCATTTAGGAGAAGGTCACGATTGAAATACTGACCAAGGTATTGGTTATTGGCAAAGAAAGCATTACCGAACGCAACAATTCGAGTTGTTCCTTCTTGCTCAACCCCTATGTCTTTCAGGTTGGCGGTTGTCGCCACTGCAAGTGAGATAGGACCTTTGCGGTCGGCCTCTTCGAGTTTTACCGTCTGATTCTGAAAGAGATTGTCTAAATCCGTCTCCGCCCAAGCATTCGGTCCGGTCTGCGCTAAGTTGACCGGGGTTATGCCTGGCTTGCCATCTGCGTGAGCTTCGACCGAGCGGGACATTCCGTAGGTGGTGATGGCAGTGCGGCGAACAAATTCCGCAGTAATCGGATGTTGTCCGTAAGAAGTCACAAAAGGTGATAGGGTAAACGTACGTCCTTTCATGAGCTGAATTTGCTCATCGACGATGACATCGTTGCCGACTTTTATGCCCCACTGTTCAAGGTAGGAGGTTAACTCTGGGGTGACGCGAGGACTCAGGAGAAACAGACCGTGCTTGCCTTTTTTTAGATAGGTATCGATCGCTTTCACCTCATGTTCTTGTAAGGAACGATCGGCCCCTGCGACCACCAAAAGATTGGCGTCATCTGGTACTGCGGTATCCGTGGACAACACCAGCGATTTCACTTCATAACTTTCGTTATCGAGGGCAGTTTTGAGTTGGCCGTAGCCGCGCGGTTCTTGGAGGTCGGAGATATCTGGTTCACCATGGCCAGAGAGGAAATAGATCACCTTTTTCTCGGCACGAGTGATCTTGATAATGCCGTTGGTCAGCTCTTCTTCCGAAAGTTTGGTCACGACGTTGGTGCGATCCCCATACTGCAGGTGAACCGCGGGAATGTTGGTAACCTGAAACTTCTCCGCTAGATCAGGTTGCTTATCTGGATCGATCAGCTTGAAATTGACGTTAGTGGAAATGTAGCGATAACTGCTTAAGAGCTCGCGAAGAGCTGGGTCAGAACCAGCCTCGACGAAGGCGTTGACCTCCAGTGGTTTGTCGAGTTTCTGGAGCACACTTTGGGTCTGCGGTGCGACGCTAAAGATACCGGACTTCGTCATATCGAAGCGACGCGGGTTCTTGGCAGCGATATAATTGATCAAAATCAAGACGCCGAAGAAAATTAATGAGTATAGAACAGCTTGAGCGCCATACTTGGTTGATCGCTCACCGAGAAATCCCCTCACTGACCCCTGGGCCGAGGCAAAATAAGCAATCAGTGCCAGAAGCCCCATCACGAGATGGATAATCACATACGGGGAGAATGCGCGCGTAATGAAGTACGCAACCCCAGCAAACAACAGCAGAATGAGCCCAATGACCCCATAGAATGATCCGAATCGTGCCATTGGGGTTACCTCCAGCGTAAAGACTCAATCGAACGCTGGGTGAGAAAAAGCGCCAGCGCAATAAGACTCACAAAATAGACGAGTGATCGCGTATTAATAATTCCTCTTACCATCTCGGCAAAATGTTCAGTCACAGAGAGATAGCGGAGGAGGGGGCCGAGAGTATCGCCCGCAGTTTCTGCCGGCCAGCCGATGATATACAGCAAGAGGGTTGCGACTAAGCCACTCACTGCCGCAATAATTTGATTCTCAGTGAGTGAGGACGTGAACAGTCCGACCGCAACAAATACGGTTGCCAAAAGAATCAGTCCTAAATAGCCGGAAAAAATTACGCCGGTCTCTGGGTTACCAAATTTCATCAGGATTGCCGGATAGACCCCGGTGAGGCCAATCATAATACAGATGAAGAGAAATGAAGCGAGAAATTTTCCGACCACGATCTCGCCAGTTCGCACCGGTGAAGTTAACAACAGCTCGTAGGTGCCGCCTTTCTTTTCTTCTGCATAGGCCCGCATTGTAATCATTGGCACTAAGATCACTAAGACGATTGCTAAATTATGCATCAATGGAGCAACAACATATTCGTTCAGATTCATACGATTTGCTGCTTCGCCACCTTGCATTTGCATATACAAACTTAAGAGCAGATTGAACCGTGACAGCAAGTTGAAGAAGAACCATCCCCCGAGCAGGAGGAAACCCGTGAGAACGACATAGGCGACGGGGGAAACAAAATATGAGCGCAGCTCTTTGCCGACGATAGTGAACACATTTCTCATTCCGTCACCTCGGCCTCAGGTTCATGTTGAGCATTGCGGTGCGGCTCATCTTGTGAAATCGCTTGCAGGAAGACGTCCTCAAGTGATCTCTCCTGGGTGAGGTTCTCCATCATATCTTCCATTACCACACGTCCAGAGCTGATGATGACGACTTTCTCACAGACCTGTGCAACTTCTGGGAGGATGTGTGTGGAAAGCACCACCGTATGCGCACCCGCAAGCTCTTTGATCAGAGAGCGAATTTCAATGATTTGCCGTGGATCAAGGCCAACGGTAGGTTCATCCAGGACTAACACTTGAGGGTTGTGAATAATCGCTTGTGCGAGTCCCACACGCTGTCGATATCCTTTTGAGAGATGGCCAGTGACTCGATCAACGACACGGGTCAAACCACAACGATTGACCACACGATCAAGAGCCGCCGTAATATCTCCCTTTGCCATGCCTTTGAGCCGCGCGACAAAGCGAAGATAGGAACTAACCGTCATATCGTTATACAGAGGAGGATTTTCCGGAAGATAACCGATACGTTTACGTGCCTCGAACGATTCATCGAAAATATCAAACCCTGCGACTTTTACCGTGCCACTCGTTGCTGGCATAAAGCCGGTAATAATGCGCATCGTCGTCGTTTTTCCTGAACCATTGGGTCCAAGAAAACCGAGAATTTGTCCAGAGGCAACACTGAAAGAGATATTATTCACGGCGGTGAGATCGCCGTAGCGTTTAGTTAACTGCTGGACTTCGATCATAACACTGAGCAATCCTCAGAGCAGATTAGTATGCGAACACAAACTGTATGATTTTCCCCATGCAGGAAATAAAGCGGACTAAGGGCGTTGTCAAGCTTTCCTGGGCATTTCCTGCTGTGCGTTTACACGATAAACAGTCTGGGGGAGAAAAAAATTCCCAGTGCTGAATATGTGAGTACCTTCAACGTCTGTTAACATGTGCGGTATCGGTGGAAGCAAGTGATTGGGCACTAGTCCGGCGTTGTAAAGAAAATGACCGGGAGGCATTTCGCGAACTCGTTGAGCGATACCAACGGAAGGCAGTTGCGATTGCGTTGGGTATGCTGCATGATCGCGAAGACGCGCTAGAAGTTGCGCAAGAGGCCTTTGCGAAAGTTTTTACCAGTATCAAGCAGTTTAAGGAAGAAGCAAGTTTCTACACCTGGCTCTATCGCATCGTCGTGAATCTTGCTATCGATCGACAGCGCCAGAAAGGTCGCCAGCCCCTTCTCGAACGTGAAGAATCTGAAGATGGAGAAGGGGACCTTGTTGAAACGATGCCGGCAGAGGCTGCGGCAGATCCGTACGAGAAAGTCAAGGACAAGGAGTTACGAGATCGTATCTGGACTGCAATTGATGAGTTGACGCCTTCGCACAAAGCAGTCATACTTTTGCGCGAAGTCGAGGGCTTGTCGTATGAAGAGATCAGTGAAATCTTGCAGTGCTCTCGTGGTACGGTTATGAGTCGCCTTCATTACGCCCGCAAACGACTGCAATCGCGCTTGCGTGATGCGGTATAGCAACTGCTTATGATCACGCATTTCCCTCGCTGCTCTACCGTTTCTTCCCTCGGGTCTTTTCACCCCCAACATCAATTTTAACTTTACTTCACGCATTATTATGGCAACGTGCCCGCACGCTGATCGCCTGATTCCGCTCCTTCACGACAATGAGTTGCAGAACCCGCTGCGCCGCGAGATGGTCGCACATATGGCCACGTGTATCACCTGCGCACGGACATTTTCGCTATTGGAACGTGAACAAGAATTGTTTACTCACACGATAGAAGACCACGTTGAAGCTGTTGACTTCGCAAATTTCTGGCAAGCTGTCGAACTGAAGCTGACCGATGTCCCGCCAGCTCGCGCCACAGGTCTACGTTTGTGGTATGAATCGTGGCGACCAACCTGGGCCTTTCCAGTGCCGGCATGGGCTGTTGCCATCTTGTTGCTATCTTTCGGAGTGGGGCAAGTATACGTCAGTGAAAGTTGGCAACGTTCGGCACAACAAACGCAGCCAATATCAGGTCCGCCGCCTCCTAGCTCAAGCGACACGGCCTCACGTGTGAACTCACGCCCTGAGGAAAAGCCGTCGATGGTCTCTGTTCTCGATCAACCGGTCACTCCTCAGATCAGAGAGAACGAAACGCAAATCGAGTCCTTTTTCGCTTCGGATACTGTCGCGATCCGCATTAATCGTACCAGCAACTCCACGGTGATCTGGGTCGGCGACGGTGCAAGCGAATATCCGCAATGACTCCTCATCGACTTACGCATCTCTGTTTTGCTCTCACTTTTTTGTGGGCACTTCACGCGCTAGCGGAGGAAGTTGAACTCCATATTGAAACCGTTCTCGCCACCAACTCAGCAAGACCCTCTGATGCCAAGCTGAAAGATCTCCAACCCGTCCTTGTCGAAACCTTTCACTATTCATCCTATCGGTTAGTCCAAGAGATCCGTCAACGCACCCGTTGGGGAGAATCCATCAAAGTGTCGTTGCCTGGTGACCGACAGATGCAGGTGACTCCGAGGGCGTACGAACGCCAGCGTATCGCACTGCAAGTGATGCTTCGCGAGGGCAAGAATCCGACGTCACTTCTCAACGCGTCTTTGTCATTTCCGAATAATGGAACAATTTTCTTCGCTGGCCGCAAACACCAAGACGGTGTGTTGATTATTCGTATTGGTGCCAGTGCAAAAGAAAAAGAACCTCAACAATAATCGTCCCACTCCTTTTACTGATCATTCCGGGAGGCACAGCTGAGGCACCGTTGTGTTGAGGTGCTTCAAACGTGTATTCACTGTTTGTTCATTGTGAACGTCGACACACCGAACAGTCGTCATTCTTCGTTAGTCGACGTGCAGAAAACGACAACTGCGGAAACGTATACTGACGAAGCTGAGGTGACCCCTGTTGGGATAACCCCAGAATGTACTTAATGCCTTCAGTTGCGAGTATCGTGCCGAGAAACGGACCAACCGGCCAGTCTACTGGAGGTGCTCGGTCCGGTGCTCTCGCTGGAAGTGGCTCACACGCCAAGCACGGCAGCCCATCTTCGTACCCACGATAGACAGCAAACCAAGCAGAAGCGTGCGCAACCTGCCCACAGATAAAAGGCCGCTGTGTTGTATAGCAGGCCGTGTGGAGTGATACATGCGGTTCGGCGATAACGAGGTCGTATTGCTGCACGAGCTGCGCGGCTTTGGCAACATCACACAATAGTTGAGGGGAGTGAGTAACAATCTCACAATCTGGATTGAGGCGCTGCAAAGCGACAAGAGCAGAATGCTGCTGCTCGGGGAGCAGTGCTGTCATCATCGGATGATCTTCATTCCCACAAATACCAATGTGACCAAGACCGGCTGCAGCAAGGTAGAGTAGCGCCTGTGCGTGCCACGAGCCATGCCCGCTGACTAAGACACGGGCACGTAAGAGGCGCTCTTGGCCTTTGCCTCCTACGTGAGGAAGAATGATTTGTCGGCTGTAGCGTTCGATTTGTAAATCAGAAAGCATGCAGGCAAGTTATTCGATGACGTTCTTCTCGATCGGTTCGACGGTGACCCCTTGCTCACGCAGCCAGGTAATTGCCTGGTCGATTTCACTTTGTCCACCCTCGAGTTCGATTGCCAGAAGTCCCATTTCATCAGAGACATTGGCACCACGGATGTTGGGGATAACCTCAAACTTCTTAATTAAGAGATAAATGAGCGGCTGCTTGATCAATGCAGGAGGGTACGTCAAATAAAACTTTTCTTTCATAAGCCCTCCTTCCTCAGCATCAGGGTTGCAGTTGCCGTTGTTTCTTCTCAAACTCTTTCCATCCTACCCAGAGATTCGTGCTGAGATACTTGTCACCAAAATCAGGAAAAATCGTTACCACGACACCTTCCTCAAGGCTACGTGCGACTTTCAATGCTGCCCAGGTTGCAGCGCCAGAAGATTGACCGACGAGCACTCCTTCTTCGCGCCCTAATCGATACACTGCGTCATATGCATCTTCAGTGGATACTGGGACTTTCCCGTCCAGCTCTCCCTCATGGTAGATGCCTGGCACAATCGAGCTTGCCATATGTTTGAGACCTTCGAGACCATGAAAGGCATCATCCGGCTCAATCGCGAGCACTTGGACGTTGGGGTTCTTCTCTTTCAGATAACGTCCAGTCCCCATGACGGTCCCACCGGTTCCGATCGCTGCAAGAAAGTGAGTAATCTTTCTTTGTGTTTGTGTCCAGATTTCTGGTCCAGTCGTCTCGTAATGAGCTAGTGGATTGGCCTCATTATTGTACTGATCCGGCTTAAAGTAGCGCTCTGGATTCTCATGGAGGATCTGGCGGCACAACCGAATTGCTCCGTCTGATCCTTCAAAGGGACTACTAAAAATCATTCGTGCCCCAAAAGCAGCAATAATCTTTTTTCGTTCAACACTGACGTTGGCTGGAATGACCAATTCAACCGGATAGCCAAGGACCGCACCAACGAAGGCAAGGGCAATGCCAGTGTTGCCAGAAGTAGAGTCAAGGATGGTTTTGCCTGGTGCTAAGAGCCCAGTGCGTAATCCTTCAGCCACCATCCTGAGCGCAGGTCGATCTTTGACCGATCCGCCAGGATTGAATCCTTCAAGCTTGGCAAAAACTCGGACGCGAGGAGAGAGGCCTGCCGTTACCTTCGTCAGTTCGAGAAGCGGAGTATTGCCGACCAGGTGCAACACTGATGGCACCCGTTGAGGCGTGGGCGGTGGGAGTCCTTCGCCCCATACCGGCACCAACGTCATGTCTCATCCTCCAGCAATTGCTGGAACGATCGAGATTTCGTCCCCAGCTTTGACTGTGGTTTCGAGGTTGTTGAGGAAACGAATATCGTCTCCGTTCACAAAGATGTTTACAAAACGGCGGACTTTACCGCCTTCGTCACAAATCCGCTCTTTGAGTCCTGGGTGGTTGCGCTCAAGGTCCTCAACTAATGCAGCCACCGTTGCTCCGGTTGCACTGACTTCCTCAGCACCACCAGTGAAGCGACGCAGCGGAGTGGGGATCCGCACATGCACGCTCATGCCTATACCTCCTGAAAAAAATCATCTGTACTCTGGCGATTTTCCGATGTTCTGGCAACACCCCTCGACAAAGCAGAGCAAAAGGCAAACTGCAAAAGTCAAAACTGGGCTCTATCGTGTTGGCTACTCTTAATTTTTAACTTTTGAACTTTGACTTTTGACGTTTTTCTAATGCAGCCCCTCTGCCGCGGCACGACTTGGAGCAGTTTGATTTAACGACTGATAGAGTTCATCGAAGTCTTGCAAGCGAGCGTTAATCTCGAAAGGCTGTTGTACATGACCGAGTACGGCTTCGATCGTTTTGTATCCGTTACCGGTAATGCAGATAACGATCGACTCATTTCTCGGAATACGACCTTGTTCAATCAACTTCTTGGCGACTGCGACAGTAGTCCCGCCTGCAGGCTCAGTAAAAATTCCCTCAGTTTGGGCGAGTAACTGAATCGCGGCAACGATCTCTTGGTCAGTGGCCGCTTCTCCCCAGCCGCCAGAATCACGTACCGCTTTCAGCACGTAGTAACCATCGGCTGGATTGCCAATCGCGATCGACTTGGCAATTGTGTTCGGCTTCACTGGAACGATCAGGTCTGAGCCTTTGTGTAAGGCATGAATGACCGGTGCACAGCCTGCTGCCTGGGCAGTGTAAATCTTCGGCGTATGGGGATCTTCAATCAGCCCCACTTTCTTCATTTCCTCGAATGCTTTGGCGACTTTGGGCAGAATAGTTCCGCCTGCGGTAGGAACGATCACATGTTGTGGAAGACGCCAGCCAAGTTGCTCAGCGATCTCAAAGCCGTAGGTTTTCGCACCTTCAGTATAATAGGGGCGGATGTTGATGTTCACGAACGCCCAGCCGTATTTATCGGCAATCTCACTGCACAGACGGTTTACATCATCGTAATTGCCACGGATGCCGACCGCGCGTGGACCGTAGATGGTAGAGCCAATAATCTTTCCCTGCTCTAAGTCTGAAGGAATGAAAATAAAACAACGCAACCCTGCCCGTGCCGCGTGAGCAGACACAGAATTCGCAAGATTACCGGTCGACGCACACGAGACGGTATCAAAACCAAATTCCATCGCTTTAGAAATTGCCACAGAGACAACTCGATCCTTGTACGAGAACGTCGGATGATTGACCGAGTCATCCTTAATGTACAGCTCCTTGACTCCGAGATAGGCGGCTAAGCGGTCGGCTTTGACCAACGGTGTGAACCCGCTATGTAAGCCGATCCGAGGTTCGCCATTGACCGGAAGGAGTTCTTGGTAACGCCACAAAGACTCTGGACGAGATTCAATCACCGCGCGTGAGATTTTTTTGCGAATGCTCGCGTAATCGTAGACGACCTCTAGCGGCCCGAAACATGTTTCACAAACATGGAGTGGCGCGACAGGGTATTCTTGTCCGCATTCACGACAGGTGAGGCCAGTAATGGTACTCATAGCAACTCCTTCTTACACACTCGCGCAGGCGAGTGTTTGCTCGTAGCTCACCGCGTCAAACGCAGTGATTGTTGGGCTCTCTCCACAGAGCGGACAGTGGCGGCTCCGACGCACCCGTACTTCCCGCCAGTGCAACGCCAAAGCATCATACGTCAGCAAACGGTCAGTTAGCAAATCGTCTTCGCCACTCAAGTACTTCAACGCTTCGGTAGCCTGAAGAGTGCCGATACTCCCTGCTAGGCTACCAATAATCCCACTCTCCTGACAGGTGGGGACATCATCAGTAGAAGGAATCTCAGGGAATAAACAGCGAAGACAAGTGGAACGTCCAGGCCACACGGTGAGCGTCTGTCCGTGGAACTGCACGATCCCAGCATAGGAAAAGGGCTTTCCTAGCAAGACTGCTCCATCATTGATGAGGAATTTGGTTGCAACGCCATCCGTCCCATCAATAATAAAGTCATAATCAAGGAAAATTGTTGGAAGATTCTCTACGGAAAGCCGTTGGTGGTATGTCACGACAGCGATAGCGGGGTTGATGCGGAGCAGTTTCTCGCGGGCTGAGTCAACCTTCGGGCGTCCGATATCGGGTGTGGCATGCAGGATTTGCCGTTGCAGATTAGAGAGATCGACGACATCAGGGTCGATTAACCCAATAGTGCCAACTCCAGCCTGGGCAAGTGTGAGGGCCGCTGGGCAACCAAGCCCACCAACACCAACGACAAGCACTTTCCCCTTGCGTACGTGTTGAGTCTTTTCTGTTTCTGCTGGAGCTTCCATAATGCGTTGTCAAATGGCGGAGAGCCCCTTTCCATTGGAAAGAGGCCCTTTAGAGCAAGAAAAGCTAACGGAAACCCCCTGGAGAGTCAACGTGTGTAACCCGGTAGTCGTGGTTCCATTTGAAGTGGGGTCGACCCCGTGTGACCGCCTACGAAAAGGGCACCCACGTGGGGGCTCCTACGAGACGCATCCGCGCATCGAACGCAACCACTCCCAAACCGGTCAGTTGCCTTGATTCACGTTTCTGTTATAGCGAGATGCGCTTATGAGAAGGTTGCTATATCTCATCCATTCCTGTCTAGCGTTGAACCGCCATCAGAGGTCTCGCTTCTCCGCCCTGTTTGTCCTGGGGATCCTGACGTGTGTCATCAGAGAGGCCCCGCTTTTTGCCAATACCGAAGCGTCCACTCTGAGAGTTGCGGGACTTACCGATACTGTCGAGATCTTTGTTGATCAGTGGGGCATGCCGCATATTTACGCCAAGAACCAGCATGATCTCTTTTTTGCTCAGGGGTATAATGCGGCCCGTGACCGACTCTTTCAACTAGAAATCTGGCGACGACGGGTGACTGGTACGATGGCCGAGATCCAAGGCCCGAAAGCGCTCGACCGTGACATCGGCGCACGCCTGTTGCGGTTTCGGGGGGATCTGACCAAAGAGATGACTCATTACCATCCCGAAGGACCAGCAATCATTCGCGCGTTTGTCGAGGGCATCAATGCCTACATCAAAGATACAGAGCAACGCTCAGAATTGTTGCCTATCGAATTTCGCTTGCTCGAAATCAAGCCACAACCATGGACCCCTGACATTGTGATCTCCCGTATCGGTGGCTTATTCATGAATATCGAAGATGAAGTGCGTATGGCACAACGAGTGAGGTCGGCGGGAGTGGAAAAAACGCTAGCATTGGTCGACTTTGCTCCAACCAACCCTGACCTTACCGTCGCATTAGGGATAGACCTCACGACCTTCCCGAACACAGTCCTCAAATTCTACACCGCAGCCCGAGCGGCGGTACAATTCAGCCCTGAAGATGTCATTGCCGAGGCGCGCCCGGAGAATGCAACGATTGCGCAGCTCGATGCATCGAGTTTCCAACCCCAACAGTCAGCAGAGGGTAGTAACAACTGGGTTATCAGCGGTACCCGCACCCTTACCCGCCACCCGATGATGGCCAATGATCCACATCGTGCGATTACTGCACCGTCGCTTCGTTACTGGGTACATCTCGTTGCACCAGGATGGAATGTGATCGGCGGTGGAGAACCTCACTTACCTGGTGTGTCGATTGGTCACAACCAATACGGCGCCTGGGGTCTGACTATCTTTCCAACTGATAGTGAGGATCTTTACGTTTACAATACCAATCCTGACCAGCCCGACCAGTATCGCTACAAGAATGCCTGGGAAGGGATGAAGGTGTATCAGGAATCGATTCGCGTGAAAGGACAGGATCCGGTAACCGTAGAGTTAAAGTATACACGCCACGGTCCAGTACTGATGGAAGATTCGACTGCTCACAAAGCATATGCTTTACGCGCGACATGGCTTGACGTGGGAGCTGCCCCCTATCTCGCCAGCTTGCGTATGGATCAGGCAAAAAATTGGGAAGAGTTCCGTGCCGCCTGTGCGTACTCTAATGCACCATCTGAGAACATGGTCTGGGCTGATGTAAAAGGCAATATCGGCTGGCAGTCTACAGGCACTGTTCCTCGTCGGCCCAACTGGAATGGTATCCTTCCGGTTCCGGGTGATGGGCGGTTTGAGTGGGCGGGAACACTTGCCAGCAAAGAGTTCCCTTTTGTGTTCAATCCGAGTGAAGGATTTTGGGCCACTGCCAATGCTGAGAATCTTCCTCCCGGATATCCACACATTGTGAGTTTTTTATGGGAGCCGCCCTATCGACTTGCACGCATTCGCGAACTGTTGAACGCTCGCATGGGTACCACTCCGGTTGATATGATGCGTTGGCAACAAGATGAATTGTCGATCCCTGCGCGTACACTGGTCCCGCTGTTACACGAACTCCGCTCTGAGAACGCGGTGGTTCAGACGGCGTTGGAAAAGCTCCGGTCCTGGGATTACGTGCTGGCGAAGGATTCCATTGCCGCTGGAATTTATGCAGCGTGGCAACAACGCTTATGGGAGAATTATCGCGATCGATATGTTCCAGCGTCGGTCCGTCAATATTTTACCAAGATAGCACCGCAGCGGCTCATCAATAGCCTGACAACGCCGGATACGTTTTATGGTCCGCAGCCAGTTACTGGGAGAGACGAATTTCTTCTTCAGAGCCTTGAACAGGCGGTACAAAGCCTCATCGAGCAGTTCGGCCCTGATATGAGTAAATGGAACTATGGGAAGGCTGGATACCACCATATCACTATCCGTCACATGCTGGGCGATGCGGTCAACGCCCAACAGCGTGCCCAACTGAATGTCGGCCCTCTCCCGCGTGGTGGCGACGGATTTACAGTGAACAACACCGACAATAATGCCGAGCAAAAATCCGGAGCTTCGTTTCGTATCATTGCTGACGTCGCTGACTGGGATCGTTCGCTCGGCACCAACACCCCTGGACAAGCAGGCAATCCTGCTGACCCACATTATCGCGACTTAGCAAACTTGTGGGCAGCGGGGAAATACTTTCCGGTGTTCTATTCGCGTGAGAAGGTCCTTACCGTCGCCGAAAAGAAAATCGTCTTACAACCATAGGAGGCGCTATGGCTGCATCTCATCTCGTGCATGATCCCGAAGAGTACCGTATCCCACTGCAG encodes:
- a CDS encoding threonine synthase, whose translation is MSTITGLTCRECGQEYPVAPLHVCETCFGPLEVVYDYASIRKKISRAVIESRPESLWRYQELLPVNGEPRIGLHSGFTPLVKADRLAAYLGVKELYIKDDSVNHPTFSYKDRVVSVAISKAMEFGFDTVSCASTGNLANSVSAHAARAGLRCFIFIPSDLEQGKIIGSTIYGPRAVGIRGNYDDVNRLCSEIADKYGWAFVNINIRPYYTEGAKTYGFEIAEQLGWRLPQHVIVPTAGGTILPKVAKAFEEMKKVGLIEDPHTPKIYTAQAAGCAPVIHALHKGSDLIVPVKPNTIAKSIAIGNPADGYYVLKAVRDSGGWGEAATDQEIVAAIQLLAQTEGIFTEPAGGTTVAVAKKLIEQGRIPRNESIVICITGNGYKTIEAVLGHVQQPFEINARLQDFDELYQSLNQTAPSRAAAEGLH
- a CDS encoding FeS-binding protein, with protein sequence MKEKFYLTYPPALIKQPLIYLLIKKFEVIPNIRGANVSDEMGLLAIELEGGQSEIDQAITWLREQGVTVEPIEKNVIE
- a CDS encoding sigma-70 family RNA polymerase sigma factor, whose product is MCEYLQRLLTCAVSVEASDWALVRRCKENDREAFRELVERYQRKAVAIALGMLHDREDALEVAQEAFAKVFTSIKQFKEEASFYTWLYRIVVNLAIDRQRQKGRQPLLEREESEDGEGDLVETMPAEAAADPYEKVKDKELRDRIWTAIDELTPSHKAVILLREVEGLSYEEISEILQCSRGTVMSRLHYARKRLQSRLRDAV
- a CDS encoding ABC transporter ATP-binding protein; translation: MIEVQQLTKRYGDLTAVNNISFSVASGQILGFLGPNGSGKTTTMRIITGFMPATSGTVKVAGFDIFDESFEARKRIGYLPENPPLYNDMTVSSYLRFVARLKGMAKGDITAALDRVVNRCGLTRVVDRVTGHLSKGYRQRVGLAQAIIHNPQVLVLDEPTVGLDPRQIIEIRSLIKELAGAHTVVLSTHILPEVAQVCEKVVIISSGRVVMEDMMENLTQERSLEDVFLQAISQDEPHRNAQHEPEAEVTE
- a CDS encoding HesA/MoeB/ThiF family protein translates to MEAPAETEKTQHVRKGKVLVVGVGGLGCPAALTLAQAGVGTIGLIDPDVVDLSNLQRQILHATPDIGRPKVDSAREKLLRINPAIAVVTYHQRLSVENLPTIFLDYDFIIDGTDGVATKFLINDGAVLLGKPFSYAGIVQFHGQTLTVWPGRSTCLRCLFPEIPSTDDVPTCQESGIIGSLAGSIGTLQATEALKYLSGEDDLLTDRLLTYDALALHWREVRVRRSRHCPLCGESPTITAFDAVSYEQTLACASV
- a CDS encoding DUF4340 domain-containing protein, coding for MNLRNSLIMLAVLLALGGHVYFVEVPHEKKTAEEKKLLTFDKEAVTELALTYPDRLLTVKKNDAGKWRITQPVEADADETTVKNLINAVADAEVKRTLDEIPPDLTVYGLTTPVVKAKLTLKDGKSFPLISFGKDTPVGFSTYAQKEGDAKVMLVPQTLRMGFIKEVKDLRDRTILTFNDDEVKKLEIRGPDREIVLSKADAGWSLEKPAQAKADDTEVKTFLSNLRSLNAQDFLEEPVVGLSEFGLEPPQMSITLTLGADSAQKTVLIGNEKAGDKGAKNRYVKRAELDKPLFLAGEWIWRDLNKNVADFRDKTVAQFTTEQVKQVDVKRNDGESFTLIRGADNKWTIDRTQEGTLREPSLSQFVDELRQLRGFEIAAESPTDLSVYGLDAPFVTVAVSDGEGKKLAAILAGQKGEGTERKTFAMAEGGQTVFGLRDYVFDRLNKKPADFWDKPAEKKEGTPSSQPVTPAPEAK
- a CDS encoding MoaD/ThiS family protein → MSVHVRIPTPLRRFTGGAEEVSATGATVAALVEDLERNHPGLKERICDEGGKVRRFVNIFVNGDDIRFLNNLETTVKAGDEISIVPAIAGG
- a CDS encoding cysteine synthase — translated: MPSVLHLVGNTPLLELTKVTAGLSPRVRVFAKLEGFNPGGSVKDRPALRMVAEGLRTGLLAPGKTILDSTSGNTGIALAFVGAVLGYPVELVIPANVSVERKKIIAAFGARMIFSSPFEGSDGAIRLCRQILHENPERYFKPDQYNNEANPLAHYETTGPEIWTQTQRKITHFLAAIGTGGTVMGTGRYLKEKNPNVQVLAIEPDDAFHGLEGLKHMASSIVPGIYHEGELDGKVPVSTEDAYDAVYRLGREEGVLVGQSSGAATWAALKVARSLEEGVVVTIFPDFGDKYLSTNLWVGWKEFEKKQRQLQP
- a CDS encoding zf-HC2 domain-containing protein produces the protein MATCPHADRLIPLLHDNELQNPLRREMVAHMATCITCARTFSLLEREQELFTHTIEDHVEAVDFANFWQAVELKLTDVPPARATGLRLWYESWRPTWAFPVPAWAVAILLLSFGVGQVYVSESWQRSAQQTQPISGPPPPSSSDTASRVNSRPEEKPSMVSVLDQPVTPQIRENETQIESFFASDTVAIRINRTSNSTVIWVGDGASEYPQ